A single genomic interval of Daucus carota subsp. sativus chromosome 1, DH1 v3.0, whole genome shotgun sequence harbors:
- the LOC108202836 gene encoding TMV resistance protein N-like isoform X11, translating into MASTSAETPTSWDVFLSFRGIDTRLGFVSHLYSALDRNGIRTFMDDPELRLGDGISAELLKAIRESKIYIVVLSVNYASSSWCLDELVEILDCKETMKRLVIPVFFNIDPSVVRYQKGSFEEHFRVHGVRYADKMERMENWRRALSQLAENSGIHIDGKKTEADIVNEIVKEILLQIKPTTLDVAKYPVGLDSRVEDITAALLSRGTKGVIKIGIYGMGGVGKTTLAKALFNKLLLGSFEGSCFLENVRETSGYVKGLESLQQQLISDVLKISKDEAKVSSVDQGTEQIERRICSRKSLVVIDDLEDPEKFESLVRSFAPGSVVIITTRDEDILRGIEVETQYRYKVNEMAGAEAETLFFRHAFRDTEPNDTLRILSKDVLRLAGGLPLALKVFGSYLHNKPEVKWKSYIEKVQRDPDSSIEQRLRISLDANGSDDPLLKKMFLDIACLFIGRKKKNLVEILDTYYPYADDKIDILEKRSLLTFNERDLVRMHDLLQDMGRKIARNNCPDEPGKHSRLWVRKEIWDVLEKDKGTEAIEGILHNRFKSKQDEFFRYYLESIKLDHFNIESFSTETLRRMTRLRFFYLDGISLTGKFKLTLEDLRWFCWNQCPLECLPFDFSPQKLVILELPASKLTTMWEVKIVSEDLTTTPDFRGLTRLENLKTLNMSFSKDLTSTPDFRRLPRLQNLYLEGCRSLKEVHKSIGSLVRLVSLNLKDCVNLRSLPDTICNLGALEVLCIEYCTGLKALPIELGNIKSLKELNASETSFPKLPDSIGDLSKLVKLKLDRHFLYGELESLPNTICNLRELEVLKVSVKALPDDLGNIESLRELNAWGIAVSKLPDSICDLRSLEILDISYSNTLERLPDQLWKLTSLLELNASWTNRLEKVPDIESSQTSLPVTKLDLSYSEITALPSGICQLSKLEVLDLHGCGRLLSTAELPPNLKYIFADDCKSLKRLNLSNLKLLRELQLTNCSDLTEILGLEELTCLEKLLLRGCRRSLLTHTLTKPLFQMYSALEQKINIQLDVEGFPDWIIPDASSSVNSSKETSASNYFAMILCFDQDKDDSEPASYSVMTSASNIFKSRIDSSVDRHWIHLLYKNEDNNITLNVADEENTSSMTVF; encoded by the exons ATGGCTTCAACAAGTGCTGAAACTCCCACTAGCTGGGACGTTTTCTTGAGCTTCCGTGGCATAGACACTCGACTTGGTTTCGTCAGTCATTTATATTCTGCCCTGGATCGCAATGGTATTCGAACTTTTATGGATGATCCTGAGCTACGTCTTGGAGATGGGATCTCGGCTGAATTGCTCAAAGCTATTCGGGAATCCAAAATTTACATTGTTGTCCTCTCTGTAAATTATGCTTCTTCGAGTTGGTGCCTTGATGAGCTGGTAGAGATTCTTGATTGTAAGGAAACAATGAAAAGATTGGTTATTCCTGTGTTTTTCAACATTGATCCTTCAGTGGTGCGATATCAAAAAGGGAGCTTTGAAGAACATTTTAGAGTGCATGGAGTTAGATATGCGGATAAAATGGAAAGAATGGAGAATTGGCGCCGTGCACTTAGTCAACTTGCTGAGAATTCAGGAATACATATTGACGGTAAAAA AACTGAAGCTGATATTGTCAACGAAATTGTCAAGGAGATTCTGCTACAAATAAAACCCACCACTTTAGATGTTGCCAAATATCCAGTTGGATTGGATTCTCGCGTTGAAGACATAACAGCAGCATTGTTGAGCAGGGGCACAAAAGGTGTCATTAAGATCGGTATATATGGTATGGGTGGCGTAGGCAAAACAACTCTTGCCAAGGCACTGTTTAATAAACTTTTGCTAGGAAGCTTTGAAGGAAGCTGCTTCCTTGAAAATGTGAGGGAAACTTCGGGGTATGTAAAGGGCCTAGAGTCTTTGCAACAACAACTTATTAGCGATGTTCTTAAAATTAGTAAGGATGAAGCTAAAGTTAGCAGTGTTGACCAAGGAACTGAGCAGATAGAACGGAGAATTTGTTCCAGAAAAAGTTTGGTTGTTATTGATGACTTGGAGGACCCGGAAAAATTTGAGTCACTGGTGAGATCATTTGCTCCTGGGAGTGTAGTTATCATAACTACAAGGGATGAAGATATACTTCGGGGAATTGAAGTAGAAACTCAATATCGATACAAGGTTAATGAGATGGCTGGCGCTGAGGCAGAGACACTATTTTTTAGACATGCATTTCGAGATACTGAACCAAATGACACTCTAAGGATATTGTCTAAAGACGTTCTACGTCTTGCTGGAGGACTCCCCTTGGCTCTCAAGGTTTTCGGCTCGTACTTGCATAACAAACCCGAGGTTAAATGGAAATCTTACATTGAGAAAGTGCAGCGAGATCCCGACAGCAGTATCGAGCAAAGACTTAGAATTAGCTTGGATGCCAATGGATCAGATGATCCCCTGCTAAAGAAGATGTTCCTTGACATTGCTTGTCTTTTCATTGgaaggaagaaaaaaaatttggttGAAATATTGGATACTTACTATCCCTACGCGGATGATAAAATTGATATTCTCGAGAAAAGAAGTCTATTAACGTTCAATGAAAGAGACCTAGTACGGATGCATGATCTGCTTCAGGATATGGGGAGGAAAATCGCGCGTAACAACTGTCCTGATGAGCCCGGAAAGCATAGCAGGTTATGGGTAcgaaaagaaatatgggatgtgTTGGAGAAAGACAAG GGAACAGAAGCGATTGAAGGTATCTTGCACAACCGTTTTAAATCCAAGCAGGATGAATTTTTCCGCTACTATTTAGAATCCATTAAATTGGATCATTTTAATATAGAATCGTTTTCTACggaaactttaagaagaatgactAGATTAAGATTTTTTTACTTGGATGGCATTAGTCTCACTGGAAAGTTTAAACTGACACTAGAAGATTTGAGGTGGTTTTGTTGGAATCAGTGTCCTCTAGAGTGTTTACCTTTCGATTTTTCCCCTCAGAAACTTGTTATTCTTGAGTTGCCAGCGAGCAAATTGACAACAATGTGGGAGGTAAAGATT GTTTCCGAAGATTTGACTACCACACCAGATTTCAGAGGACTAACGCgtcttgaaaatttaaaaactcttAACATGTCCTTTTCCAAAGATTTAACTAGCACCCCAGACTTTAGAAGACTGCCACGTCTCCAAAACTTGTATCTTGAGGGCTGTAGAAGTTTGAAGGAGGTCCATAAATCAATTGGAAGTTTGGTGAGACTTGTTTCCCTAAATTTGAAGGATTGTGTAAACCTAAGAAGTCTTCCAGATACCATCTGCAACTTGGGAGCTTTGGAAGTTTTATGTATTGAATATTGTACAGGGCTAAAAGCACTGCCAATAGAATTAGGGAACATTAAATCTCTAAAAGAGCTCAATGCTTCCGAAACAAGTTTTCCGAAATTACCAGATTCGATCGGAGATCTTAGTAAGCTTGTTAAGCTGAAATTAGATCGACATTTCTTGTACGGGGAACTTGAATCTCTTCCAAACACCATTTGCAACTTGAGAGAATTGGAAGTTTTAAAGGTTAGTGTGAAAGCATTGCCTGATGACTTGGGGAATATTGAATCTCTAAGAGAGCTCAATGCATGGGGAATAGCCGTTTCCAAATTGCCAGACAGCATTTGCGACCTGAGATCATTGGAAATTCTTGATATATCTTATTCTAATACACTAGAGAGGTTACCTGATCAACTGTGGAAGCTTACAAGCTTATTGGAGCTAAATGCATCTTGGACTAATCGTTTAGAGAAAGTTCCTGACATAGAATCAAGCCAGACTTCATTACCAGTGACAAAGTTGGATTTATCTTATAGTGAAATCACTGCCCTGCCATCCGGTATTTGTCAGCTCTCAAAACTAGAAGTTCTTGATCTTCATGGTTGTGGTCGTCTGTTGTCCACAGCAGAACTTCCTCCTAATCTGAAGTACATTTTTGCCGATGACTGTAAATCTTTGAAAAGATTAAATCTATCCAATTTGAAACTGTTGCGGGAGTTGCAACTCACAAATTGCAGTGATTTGACAGAGATTTTAGGCCTGGAGGAACTCACTTGTTTAGAGAAACTGTTGTTGCGAGGTTGCCGCCGCTCTCTACTGACACATACTTTAACGAAGCCATTGTTCCAG
- the LOC108202836 gene encoding TMV resistance protein N-like isoform X12, which translates to MASTSAETPTSWDVFLSFRGIDTRLGFVSHLYSALDRNGIRTFMDDPELRLGDGISAELLKAIRESKIYIVVLSVNYASSSWCLDELVEILDCKETMKRLVIPVFFNIDPSVVRYQKGSFEEHFRVHGVRYADKMERMENWRRALSQLAENSGIHIDGKKTEADIVNEIVKEILLQIKPTTLDVAKYPVGLDSRVEDITAALLSRGTKGVIKIGIYGMGGVGKTTLAKALFNKLLLGSFEGSCFLENVRETSGYVKGLESLQQQLISDVLKISKDEAKVSSVDQGTEQIERRICSRKSLVVIDDLEDPEKFESLVRSFAPGSVVIITTRDEDILRGIEVETQYRYKVNEMAGAEAETLFFRHAFRDTEPNDTLRILSKDVLRLAGGLPLALKVFGSYLHNKPEVKWKSYIEKVQRDPDSSIEQRLRISLDANGSDDPLLKKMFLDIACLFIGRKKKNLVEILDTYYPYADDKIDILEKRSLLTFNERDLVRMHDLLQDMGRKIARNNCPDEPGKHSRLWVRKEIWDVLEKDKGTEAIEGILHNRFKSKQDEFFRYYLESIKLDHFNIESFSTETLRRMTRLRFFYLDGISLTGKFKLTLEDLRWFCWNQCPLECLPFDFSPQKLVILELPASKLTTMWEVKIVSEDLTTTPDFRGLTRLENLKTLNMSFSKDLTSTPDFRRLPRLQNLYLEGCRSLKEVHKSIGSLVRLVSLNLKDCVNLRSLPDTICNLGALEVLCIEYCTGLKALPIELGNIKSLKELNASETSFPKLPDSIGDLSKLVKLKLDRHFLYGELESLPNTICNLRELEVLKVSVKALPDDLGNIESLRELNAWGIAVSKLPDSICDLRSLEILDISYSNTLERLPDQLWKLTSLLELNASWTNRLEKVPDIESSQTSLPVTKLDLSYSEITALPSGICQLSKLEVLDLHGCGRLLSTAELPPNLKYIFADDCKSLKRLNLSNLKLLRELQLTNCSDLTEILGLEELTCLEKLLLRGCRRSLLTHTLTKPLFQMYSALEQKINIQLDVEGFPDWIIPDASSSVNSSKETSASNYFAMILCFDQDKDDSEPASYSVMTSASNIFKSRIDSSDRHWIHLLYKNEDNNITLNVADEENTSSMTVF; encoded by the exons ATGGCTTCAACAAGTGCTGAAACTCCCACTAGCTGGGACGTTTTCTTGAGCTTCCGTGGCATAGACACTCGACTTGGTTTCGTCAGTCATTTATATTCTGCCCTGGATCGCAATGGTATTCGAACTTTTATGGATGATCCTGAGCTACGTCTTGGAGATGGGATCTCGGCTGAATTGCTCAAAGCTATTCGGGAATCCAAAATTTACATTGTTGTCCTCTCTGTAAATTATGCTTCTTCGAGTTGGTGCCTTGATGAGCTGGTAGAGATTCTTGATTGTAAGGAAACAATGAAAAGATTGGTTATTCCTGTGTTTTTCAACATTGATCCTTCAGTGGTGCGATATCAAAAAGGGAGCTTTGAAGAACATTTTAGAGTGCATGGAGTTAGATATGCGGATAAAATGGAAAGAATGGAGAATTGGCGCCGTGCACTTAGTCAACTTGCTGAGAATTCAGGAATACATATTGACGGTAAAAA AACTGAAGCTGATATTGTCAACGAAATTGTCAAGGAGATTCTGCTACAAATAAAACCCACCACTTTAGATGTTGCCAAATATCCAGTTGGATTGGATTCTCGCGTTGAAGACATAACAGCAGCATTGTTGAGCAGGGGCACAAAAGGTGTCATTAAGATCGGTATATATGGTATGGGTGGCGTAGGCAAAACAACTCTTGCCAAGGCACTGTTTAATAAACTTTTGCTAGGAAGCTTTGAAGGAAGCTGCTTCCTTGAAAATGTGAGGGAAACTTCGGGGTATGTAAAGGGCCTAGAGTCTTTGCAACAACAACTTATTAGCGATGTTCTTAAAATTAGTAAGGATGAAGCTAAAGTTAGCAGTGTTGACCAAGGAACTGAGCAGATAGAACGGAGAATTTGTTCCAGAAAAAGTTTGGTTGTTATTGATGACTTGGAGGACCCGGAAAAATTTGAGTCACTGGTGAGATCATTTGCTCCTGGGAGTGTAGTTATCATAACTACAAGGGATGAAGATATACTTCGGGGAATTGAAGTAGAAACTCAATATCGATACAAGGTTAATGAGATGGCTGGCGCTGAGGCAGAGACACTATTTTTTAGACATGCATTTCGAGATACTGAACCAAATGACACTCTAAGGATATTGTCTAAAGACGTTCTACGTCTTGCTGGAGGACTCCCCTTGGCTCTCAAGGTTTTCGGCTCGTACTTGCATAACAAACCCGAGGTTAAATGGAAATCTTACATTGAGAAAGTGCAGCGAGATCCCGACAGCAGTATCGAGCAAAGACTTAGAATTAGCTTGGATGCCAATGGATCAGATGATCCCCTGCTAAAGAAGATGTTCCTTGACATTGCTTGTCTTTTCATTGgaaggaagaaaaaaaatttggttGAAATATTGGATACTTACTATCCCTACGCGGATGATAAAATTGATATTCTCGAGAAAAGAAGTCTATTAACGTTCAATGAAAGAGACCTAGTACGGATGCATGATCTGCTTCAGGATATGGGGAGGAAAATCGCGCGTAACAACTGTCCTGATGAGCCCGGAAAGCATAGCAGGTTATGGGTAcgaaaagaaatatgggatgtgTTGGAGAAAGACAAG GGAACAGAAGCGATTGAAGGTATCTTGCACAACCGTTTTAAATCCAAGCAGGATGAATTTTTCCGCTACTATTTAGAATCCATTAAATTGGATCATTTTAATATAGAATCGTTTTCTACggaaactttaagaagaatgactAGATTAAGATTTTTTTACTTGGATGGCATTAGTCTCACTGGAAAGTTTAAACTGACACTAGAAGATTTGAGGTGGTTTTGTTGGAATCAGTGTCCTCTAGAGTGTTTACCTTTCGATTTTTCCCCTCAGAAACTTGTTATTCTTGAGTTGCCAGCGAGCAAATTGACAACAATGTGGGAGGTAAAGATT GTTTCCGAAGATTTGACTACCACACCAGATTTCAGAGGACTAACGCgtcttgaaaatttaaaaactcttAACATGTCCTTTTCCAAAGATTTAACTAGCACCCCAGACTTTAGAAGACTGCCACGTCTCCAAAACTTGTATCTTGAGGGCTGTAGAAGTTTGAAGGAGGTCCATAAATCAATTGGAAGTTTGGTGAGACTTGTTTCCCTAAATTTGAAGGATTGTGTAAACCTAAGAAGTCTTCCAGATACCATCTGCAACTTGGGAGCTTTGGAAGTTTTATGTATTGAATATTGTACAGGGCTAAAAGCACTGCCAATAGAATTAGGGAACATTAAATCTCTAAAAGAGCTCAATGCTTCCGAAACAAGTTTTCCGAAATTACCAGATTCGATCGGAGATCTTAGTAAGCTTGTTAAGCTGAAATTAGATCGACATTTCTTGTACGGGGAACTTGAATCTCTTCCAAACACCATTTGCAACTTGAGAGAATTGGAAGTTTTAAAGGTTAGTGTGAAAGCATTGCCTGATGACTTGGGGAATATTGAATCTCTAAGAGAGCTCAATGCATGGGGAATAGCCGTTTCCAAATTGCCAGACAGCATTTGCGACCTGAGATCATTGGAAATTCTTGATATATCTTATTCTAATACACTAGAGAGGTTACCTGATCAACTGTGGAAGCTTACAAGCTTATTGGAGCTAAATGCATCTTGGACTAATCGTTTAGAGAAAGTTCCTGACATAGAATCAAGCCAGACTTCATTACCAGTGACAAAGTTGGATTTATCTTATAGTGAAATCACTGCCCTGCCATCCGGTATTTGTCAGCTCTCAAAACTAGAAGTTCTTGATCTTCATGGTTGTGGTCGTCTGTTGTCCACAGCAGAACTTCCTCCTAATCTGAAGTACATTTTTGCCGATGACTGTAAATCTTTGAAAAGATTAAATCTATCCAATTTGAAACTGTTGCGGGAGTTGCAACTCACAAATTGCAGTGATTTGACAGAGATTTTAGGCCTGGAGGAACTCACTTGTTTAGAGAAACTGTTGTTGCGAGGTTGCCGCCGCTCTCTACTGACACATACTTTAACGAAGCCATTGTTCCAG